A genomic segment from Acidobacteriota bacterium encodes:
- a CDS encoding SRPBCC family protein → MPDSDARSGQPDPGIEVGDSKPILVARMIDTWNADQETVFATLAHGGRHGEAIPEMLSVEFVSDKTMGVGAQFREIRDWTPIQVAFAKFAKLHQNVVTCIEYEPHRRVRYMSNGAGARWHSIYTLTPVGEGQTQVEIRLEIRPKNLLGKWLPQLMKAPVQASTEADFKALKARIEGAGS, encoded by the coding sequence ATGCCTGATTCAGATGCACGTTCGGGGCAGCCTGACCCGGGGATCGAGGTCGGAGACTCGAAGCCGATCCTCGTGGCGAGGATGATCGACACCTGGAATGCCGACCAGGAGACCGTGTTCGCCACGCTCGCCCACGGCGGCCGTCACGGGGAGGCGATTCCCGAAATGCTGAGCGTGGAGTTCGTCTCCGACAAGACGATGGGAGTCGGCGCGCAGTTTCGGGAGATCCGGGACTGGACCCCCATCCAGGTGGCGTTCGCGAAGTTCGCCAAGCTGCATCAGAACGTCGTCACGTGCATCGAGTACGAGCCCCACCGCCGAGTCCGGTACATGTCCAACGGCGCCGGAGCGCGGTGGCACTCGATCTACACGCTCACCCCGGTGGGCGAAGGCCAGACGCAGGTGGAGATCCGACTGGAGATCCGCCCCAAGAATCTGCTGGGCAAGTGGCTGCCGCAGTTGATGAAAGCTCCCGTCCAGGCCAGCACCGAGGCCGACTTCAAGGCACTCAAGGCTCGCATCGAAGGCGCCGGGAGCTGA
- a CDS encoding cytochrome P450, whose product MKLPPGPKGHRLHNLRQRTENYGAFADELRREYGEIVSFELPFMKCCVVFDAELVREVLVTQQPYFRPWFPGDLSDDWKYGSISLHQGEEHRRRAEFMTSVFAGDSEGAYAKVIAEQATILRKRLAASQGVDLVKEFERFAWDAIVEIVLGRGVELPRQLGEDTLTLQKTYLLLDILPGPRLFKSLPLPVLRRGRKSVGLVDAAIYGAMQRARDSGYSGRDVVAQYVRAMDLEGAAGGLDSDQAIRDELIILLTGFIDAPTSALAFGVHYLARNPDVRLKVEREADAVLNGGSIQPADFDRLPYTSAVLDEVLRIDPPTAVMLPKEATEDRVLGGYLIPKGTLVHVAMRALHHRPEHWDQPSDFRPERWLEESPAHCPAHAYVPFGLGPHFCQGMDIARRIFVFGTASLANRLRLEPRSTDPPNRNDTAVGVVGPWTADVHERRDASRLQAGEQHA is encoded by the coding sequence ATGAAGCTGCCCCCGGGCCCGAAAGGCCACCGGCTCCACAACCTCCGGCAGCGAACGGAGAACTACGGCGCGTTCGCGGACGAACTCCGCCGCGAGTACGGGGAGATCGTCTCCTTCGAGCTTCCGTTCATGAAGTGCTGCGTCGTCTTCGACGCCGAGCTCGTTCGCGAGGTCCTGGTCACCCAGCAACCGTACTTTCGACCCTGGTTCCCGGGCGATCTGTCGGACGACTGGAAGTACGGCTCGATCTCGCTGCACCAGGGCGAGGAGCACCGGCGAAGAGCCGAGTTCATGACGTCGGTCTTCGCGGGCGACTCCGAGGGCGCCTACGCTAAGGTCATCGCCGAACAGGCGACGATCCTGAGAAAACGACTCGCTGCCAGCCAGGGCGTCGACCTCGTCAAGGAGTTCGAACGCTTCGCCTGGGACGCGATCGTCGAGATCGTCCTCGGCCGCGGCGTCGAGCTGCCCCGTCAACTGGGAGAGGACACGCTCACGCTCCAGAAGACGTACCTGCTGCTGGACATCCTGCCCGGTCCGAGACTGTTCAAGTCGCTACCGCTGCCGGTTCTCCGACGAGGCAGGAAGAGCGTCGGGCTCGTCGACGCCGCGATCTACGGCGCCATGCAGAGAGCACGCGACTCCGGGTACTCCGGCAGGGACGTCGTCGCGCAGTACGTGCGGGCCATGGACCTCGAGGGCGCCGCGGGCGGTCTGGACTCCGACCAGGCGATCCGGGACGAGCTGATCATCCTGCTGACTGGCTTCATCGACGCGCCGACCAGCGCCCTTGCGTTCGGCGTCCACTACCTGGCCAGGAATCCGGACGTCCGTCTGAAGGTGGAGCGCGAGGCGGACGCCGTCCTGAATGGCGGGAGCATCCAGCCCGCCGACTTCGACCGATTGCCGTACACCAGCGCCGTACTCGACGAAGTGCTCCGGATCGATCCGCCAACCGCCGTCATGTTGCCCAAGGAGGCGACCGAGGATCGCGTGCTCGGCGGCTACCTGATTCCGAAGGGCACGCTCGTTCATGTGGCGATGAGGGCCCTGCACCACAGGCCGGAGCACTGGGATCAGCCGTCGGACTTCAGGCCGGAGCGCTGGCTCGAGGAATCGCCCGCCCACTGTCCGGCCCATGCCTACGTTCCTTTCGGGCTGGGCCCCCACTTCTGCCAGGGAATGGACATCGCCCGGCGGATCTTCGTGTTCGGCACGGCATCTCTGGCCAACCGGCTCCGGCTGGAGCCCCGGTCCACCGATCCGCCGAACCGGAACGACACGGCCGTCGGCGTCGTCGGGCCGTGGACGGCGGACGTTCACGAGAGGCGGGACGCGAGCCGCCTACAAGCAGGGGAGCAACATGCCTGA
- a CDS encoding phosphate ABC transporter ATP-binding protein, translating to MSAAEPSTPGAVDAAAAILVEKLNLWYGDFQALLDVDLRVRAGAITSLIGPSGCGKTTLLRSVNRINERLGYVRTTGSIRLWGLDVLDPSVELAQLRKQVGMVFQRPNPLPLSVRDNVLFGTRVHLPDGRPPNRVERDRIVEEALREVLLWDELKDSLDRRGTELSLEQQQKLCIARLLPVKPRLLLMDEPCSALDPAGTEAVEELIWKLRGDYTILIVTHNMAQARRASEECVFMLLGEIIEHSDTASMFLNPANSQTAAYIEGRYG from the coding sequence ATGAGCGCGGCGGAGCCGTCGACGCCGGGCGCCGTCGACGCGGCGGCGGCCATCCTGGTCGAGAAGCTGAACCTCTGGTACGGCGACTTCCAGGCCCTGCTCGACGTGGATCTTCGAGTTCGTGCCGGCGCGATCACCTCCCTGATCGGTCCGTCCGGCTGCGGCAAGACGACGCTTCTCCGTTCGGTCAACCGGATCAACGAGCGTCTCGGCTACGTGCGCACGACCGGCAGCATCCGGCTCTGGGGCCTCGATGTGCTCGACCCGTCAGTCGAGCTCGCTCAGCTCCGCAAGCAGGTCGGCATGGTCTTCCAGCGTCCCAACCCGTTGCCTCTGTCCGTGCGGGACAACGTCCTGTTCGGAACCCGTGTCCACCTGCCCGATGGACGACCGCCGAACAGGGTGGAGAGGGACCGGATCGTCGAGGAGGCGCTGCGCGAAGTGCTGCTCTGGGACGAGCTGAAGGACTCGCTCGACCGCCGGGGCACCGAGCTCTCGCTCGAGCAGCAGCAGAAGCTGTGCATCGCGCGCCTGCTGCCGGTCAAGCCGAGACTGCTGCTGATGGACGAACCGTGCTCGGCGCTCGATCCCGCCGGCACGGAGGCCGTCGAGGAGCTGATCTGGAAGCTCCGCGGCGACTACACGATCCTGATCGTCACCCACAACATGGCGCAGGCCCGCCGGGCCAGCGAGGAGTGCGTGTTCATGTTGCTCGGCGAGATCATCGAACACAGCGACACGGCGTCGATGTTCCTGAACCCGGCGAACAGCCAGACGGCGGCCTACATCGAGGGACGGTACGGCTGA
- a CDS encoding ATP-binding cassette domain-containing protein translates to MSVPVRADETADFVIEVEDLAIGYHGKPALSGVTLQVPTQEIFGIIGPANSGKTSFLRAINRMDLMTAGMEVSGSVRVEGRDVRSWRNPYALRQRIGVVFPLPVGLPLSIYDNVALSSRLRGTRKKADLDVIVERCLRRAALWDEVKDRLDSLGSLLSGGQQQRLTIARALSQDPSILLLDEFSIAVDPVTTMRIEEVLAELKSEMTIVLVTNLVQQARRLASRTAFFLTGELVEVTETEAMFEGGAQDARTTAYVEGKFG, encoded by the coding sequence GTGAGCGTTCCCGTCCGGGCGGACGAGACCGCCGACTTCGTGATCGAGGTCGAGGATCTCGCGATCGGCTACCACGGCAAGCCGGCGCTTTCCGGCGTCACGCTCCAGGTGCCGACGCAGGAGATCTTCGGCATCATCGGGCCGGCGAACAGCGGCAAAACGTCGTTTCTGCGCGCCATCAACCGGATGGACCTGATGACGGCGGGCATGGAGGTGTCCGGCAGCGTGCGGGTCGAGGGGCGGGACGTTCGCAGCTGGCGCAACCCCTATGCCTTGCGGCAGCGGATCGGAGTCGTCTTTCCCCTGCCGGTGGGCCTGCCACTCTCCATCTACGACAACGTCGCGCTGTCGTCCCGGCTGCGGGGCACGCGGAAGAAGGCGGACCTGGACGTGATCGTCGAACGCTGCCTCCGCCGCGCGGCGCTCTGGGACGAGGTGAAGGACCGGCTCGATTCCCTTGGCAGCCTGCTCTCCGGCGGCCAGCAGCAGCGGCTGACGATCGCCCGCGCCCTGTCGCAGGACCCGTCGATCCTGTTGCTCGACGAGTTCTCGATCGCGGTCGATCCGGTGACGACGATGCGGATCGAGGAGGTGCTGGCGGAGCTCAAGTCCGAGATGACGATCGTGTTGGTCACGAACCTCGTCCAGCAGGCGCGCCGGCTGGCCTCGCGGACCGCCTTCTTCCTGACCGGCGAGCTGGTCGAGGTCACGGAAACGGAGGCGATGTTCGAGGGCGGCGCCCAGGACGCGCGCACGACCGCCTACGTGGAAGGGAAGTTCGGATGA